From the genome of Pseudomonadota bacterium, one region includes:
- a CDS encoding AAA family ATPase, whose translation MTNKHKIADLLTELRPVRFSEIVGQEVIKKQITNTVAKDTVPNGIMFTGTWGSGKTTIATVLAHSLSCEGWKLGQYEPCGECESCLNRTYSVHHINSSMEVTDEKLKDKLCTVKYAQNMWGGRKAVLILDDLDNLPQKQQRMVRASLDERWPKGTLIVTIMDASKIDKPLRQRLLEMPVMPPLLPELVAWLKEGVLKRLNILIKDEKAVEELVRAGQLNFRSILKILSPIYDGNEPLTVATVRDAAMQNGYG comes from the coding sequence ATGACAAACAAGCACAAGATTGCGGACCTACTAACTGAGTTACGGCCGGTGCGTTTCTCTGAAATTGTCGGCCAGGAAGTAATTAAGAAGCAAATCACCAACACGGTCGCCAAAGACACGGTTCCAAACGGCATCATGTTCACGGGCACTTGGGGGTCAGGGAAGACGACCATAGCTACGGTATTGGCTCATTCTCTTTCCTGCGAAGGTTGGAAGCTTGGTCAGTACGAACCCTGTGGCGAGTGCGAAAGTTGCCTCAACAGGACATACAGCGTCCACCATATTAATTCCAGCATGGAAGTGACAGACGAAAAGCTCAAAGACAAGCTCTGCACGGTAAAATATGCCCAAAATATGTGGGGCGGGCGGAAAGCGGTGCTGATATTGGACGACCTGGACAACCTGCCCCAAAAACAGCAGCGGATGGTTCGTGCCAGCCTTGACGAGCGGTGGCCGAAGGGGACGCTAATAGTCACAATTATGGACGCCTCAAAAATAGACAAGCCCTTGCGCCAGCGCCTCCTTGAGATGCCGGTAATGCCACCCCTGCTCCCCGAACTGGTCGCCTGGTTGAAGGAAGGTGTGCTGAAACGGTTAAACATACTCATAAAAGACGAGAAGGCTGTAGAAGAATTGGTTCGGGCCGGGCAGTTGAATTTTCGTAGCATCCTGAAAATTCTCTCCCCAATATATGACGGCAATGAACCCTTGACAGTGGCAACCGTTCGTGACGCCGCTATGCAAAACGGCTATGGTTAA
- a CDS encoding tyrosine-type recombinase/integrase yields the protein MYQREYYKNGKKPWFYCFRYRKQKYTMSGFMTKAEAILAEQRVQKTVILDNKPNTPSVTLSFKELLPAYFRNRETTNALGTVEREKRLIHSFLEEIGAKQTQRVSIADILGHIQQRKKAGISNRTINLEINLLRCAFKYAIDVGASTHNPAKEVKKLKVVKKQVVIPQHDGFLCLISTAGEARHGKQLVVWIWFRVYTSVRPKESFFVEWKDVDFENNLIHIVPKPGNQLKDSQCRHIIMVPALRKLLLDWRQEWLETFKGTEKPHDWVFFHPLQPHKQAFGFRRAFTKAREKAGIPNLTSHGLRHYSLSHGVMSGVSKDVLRRQAGHTSTLMIEQTYGHLYQPYQTQEMSKFSFFHPKNGSKSEENDGQLIGNSQPQITSGSPVGAPKEIIGFKSEEENITQVVDNQTEKRVEAGGLEPPTR from the coding sequence GTGTACCAGAGAGAATATTATAAAAACGGCAAAAAGCCGTGGTTCTATTGCTTCAGGTATCGCAAACAGAAATACACTATGTCAGGTTTTATGACCAAGGCTGAAGCTATACTTGCCGAGCAACGAGTGCAGAAGACAGTCATATTGGACAACAAACCTAATACGCCATCCGTCACATTGTCGTTCAAAGAATTGCTTCCCGCTTACTTTAGGAACCGTGAGACTACCAACGCCCTCGGCACGGTTGAAAGGGAAAAACGATTAATTCACTCCTTCTTGGAAGAAATAGGTGCGAAACAGACCCAAAGGGTGTCAATCGCAGACATCCTTGGGCACATCCAGCAACGAAAGAAGGCGGGGATTTCAAATCGCACCATAAATTTAGAGATAAATCTACTTCGCTGTGCCTTCAAGTACGCCATTGATGTCGGTGCCTCAACACACAACCCCGCCAAGGAAGTCAAGAAGCTCAAGGTGGTAAAGAAACAAGTAGTCATTCCCCAGCACGACGGGTTCCTGTGTTTAATCAGCACCGCAGGTGAGGCAAGGCACGGAAAGCAACTTGTAGTGTGGATTTGGTTTAGGGTTTACACATCGGTGCGACCAAAGGAATCGTTTTTCGTAGAGTGGAAAGATGTGGACTTTGAAAATAACCTCATCCACATTGTCCCAAAACCAGGCAACCAGCTAAAAGATTCACAATGCCGACACATTATTATGGTGCCAGCCTTGCGAAAGCTTCTTCTTGATTGGCGTCAGGAATGGCTGGAAACATTCAAGGGCACCGAGAAACCCCACGATTGGGTATTTTTTCATCCTCTGCAACCGCATAAGCAAGCCTTTGGGTTCAGGAGGGCATTCACAAAGGCAAGAGAGAAGGCAGGCATTCCCAATCTGACTAGCCACGGACTCCGCCATTATTCCCTCAGCCACGGTGTGATGAGCGGTGTCTCCAAGGATGTCCTCAGAAGACAGGCGGGTCATACATCCACCCTAATGATTGAGCAGACCTATGGGCACCTATACCAGCCGTATCAGACACAGGAAATGAGTAAGTTTTCTTTCTTCCACCCCAAAAACGGCTCAAAGTCGGAAGAAAACGACGGTCAATTGATTGGCAATTCGCAACCGCAGATTACCTCTGGGAGCCCCGTAGGAGCCCCGAAGGAAATAATAGGGTTTAAAAGCGAAGAAGAAAATATTACGCAAGTGGTTGACAACCAAACTGAAAAGAGAGTAGAGGCTGGGGGGCTCGAACCCCCGACCCGCTGA
- a CDS encoding helix-turn-helix domain-containing protein, whose protein sequence is MAQNKIILGTATDIRQVKSADKNCPKTMLKTKEASDYLRKSVSWLLRRKDIGYVPGAPNLYDIADLNDWLENNKHTPMV, encoded by the coding sequence ATGGCTCAAAACAAAATAATTCTGGGCACGGCAACTGATATCCGGCAGGTTAAATCCGCAGATAAAAACTGTCCCAAAACAATGCTAAAAACCAAGGAAGCGTCGGATTACCTGCGAAAGTCCGTGAGTTGGCTTCTCAGGCGAAAAGACATCGGTTATGTGCCTGGTGCCCCGAACCTGTATGACATTGCTGATTTAAACGACTGGCTTGAAAATAACAAACATACGCCGATGGTGTAA